The Helianthus annuus cultivar XRQ/B chromosome 15, HanXRQr2.0-SUNRISE, whole genome shotgun sequence genomic sequence TAATCAGCATGCCACATCAGCTTTTCACTTATTCTTCCCACAAACACTTTTTACCCacaataataacatatatatcCTTCCCACAAACAACCTTATAAAAAAAAAAGGACCCACCATTAGGCCATTCTTCACCATTCTTCACCAAGAATTGTGAAGAATGAACACCCTCCATGTCATCATCTACAACACCCACTAATCCATCCCTCTCACAAATGCCCTCCACATAGGAATGAACACCCTCCATGTCACCTACAAACATCCTTGATGTGGATAGTCTAATACATTAATATCTTTTTAGTGGGTCCAAGTACGTGCATGGTCAAAAGACCCTAATACATTAATATCTGTAGTGGTAAATTGTCAATCAATGAATGTATTAACAATAAATTTACCTAATTTCGTTAATTTCATTTTACAATATTAATAACATTTAGGATAATTTTCAAGTAGAAGTAAACGTAAatttatcaccatcatcatcgaatattaattattctaaatatttgaaaataaataaTCAATTTTCCTGTTATAATCCATATCTTTGTAACACGTtatttaaatcaaaacaaaaacaaataccATAAGGTCCAACATTTATTTGTCGTTAATTCTCTTGTGTAACACTACCAGGACACCTACAAAGTAGGTATCATAAGTAATAACACCTTAATTTAGAGAATAGAACACGGTGAGATCCCGCGTTTATTTTTCCTTAAATCTAATTCGTTCATATCCGTTGGATCGCTCAAAACATAATCCGGTAACTCGTATCTATTACCTGTGCAACACATTAACAGTTAAAAGTTTACAAATGTCATAACATGATCATATATGCATGAAGAGTTGAATGGAATGAACGTACCAGTATCATCGAAGCATATGGTCATGTCACGATTCCCAAGTCTAATGTTATTCGTGTCGATGATTTGTTGCTTACGGTCCAAGGCTTGGCACTCAGCTGCCTCTCTAAGGGCTTTCAAGAATACCTCTGAAAGTTAATCAAACAAATTAACTTATTTTTTTCTTCCAAGAAAATGTTAAATTACAGGCGCCGTTTTGTCAAGAAAATGTTAACCTGTTACTCTTCCATCATCACGGTCAGAAATCATACGCCAAAACTCATCGCGCGTCCGAGGAAGCTCATCATTTGAAAACCTTTGATCATCGCCACGCGTCCAAGGCGGCGGACTTGTCACACGGTTATCGTCTGCAGGTTTCACGATGAAACCAAAACATTAATATTGATTAAAGATTGAAAAGATCAAACACGTACATCTAACAAACTTTTTAAAGAAAAACCCTAATTACATAATTCAATTAAACATAAACCCTGGAAATATATATAGCATAATAATTAAGCAATAATTTACAttgagatagttggtaaacgggcaacaagctgcgccgctacccatTTTTGAATAacaaaactaagccttttaaaaactgTGTCCATATATCTCGGGgttcataacattactatgcatgaccctttgaactcgactaagtaggtccacaacCTCTGGTGCCAGAAAACCAAAaatatcaaaagcaaatgggataaacatGTGCTGGAATTTCCGTAAGCTGGAATTTTTCTTAGGAAAGTTACTCTTTTTCTAGAAGTGATACGACATTCAAGAACTTGAAACAATATGCATAATTCCATACCGTTAGATCTACAGTAAAATTTATCCAAAAAAACAAAGGAAAATGAAGAAATACTTACTGCAGATTTCGCTcatagttttgaaaagaaatacCATTATGATAAATTTCTGATGTGAATGTTGGatgccaattttattgaatcGGGGGTTTTGAGGAGAGTGAGAAAGAAGTAAGAAGATATATAGAAGTAAGAAGACACATAAGTGACAGAATAAGAAGACACATGAGTGACAAGAATAAGAAGATACATAAACGTCAAAGAAtaagacgagagagagagaaagagattgagAAAGAGATGTTAAGTGACAAAGAATAAGAAGACACATGAGAGGCCAAAATATGAAGATACATAAATGTCAAAGAATAAGAAGATACATAAATGTCAAAGAATAAGAAGAGAGAGAGATTGAGAAAGAGATGTTTTAAGTGGTAAAAAAATAAGAAGATACATAAATGACAAAGAATAAGAAGACACATGAGTGGCAAAAATAAGAAGATACATAAATGTCAAAGAATAAGAAGAGAGAGAGATTGAGAAAGAGATGTTAAGTGGTAAAACATAAGAAACATAAGAAACATAAATGACAAAGAataagaagagaaagaaagactAAGAAAGAGATGTGGTCCCCTCCAACGCCGCATtgttagggtgaagggggtgctcacctaataggtgagtcccctctcttacgccaaaccaatccccgtgtgccacgtcaagtcccctcttaaactcccctaacaccccaatttgatggcgccactcccctcttaactccccttatttttttattcaaaaaaaaaaaaaaaaaaacaaaagcttTGATTGGTTGATGCTCAGCTGGCCCACCAAACTTCCCCCCTCCTCCATCGGTGAATCCATGCCCAAGTTCAACCCCGAATCGGGACCCCGCAGTGAtagcggcggtgttcccgatcggggaaaccCCTCACCGAAGCCACTCCCCGACTACGCCCCGGACACCCTTACTTGTTACACGATTGTTAGAGCATATCGCAGGTCAAAggataagaagagagagagagaaagagatgtgGCAGGTTGCCACCAAATTTCAAACCGCGAGTAAATACACCTCATGTTGCCATGTTGGTGACCTTacattttttattaattttttacttatttataaataagtatatttttttattaattttcacCACCCGGGGTGTTTGTATCGCCCAAGAATTTTCGTCCAGTTGTGCGACGACACGTGTCCCGAATCTTTAACTAAGGAGAGGGAATTTATCGTTCAACTATGTAACGATGTGTGTCCAAACCTCCAACTAATCCCGACTATGTGGAAAGGGGAAGGACCCATTCTGTACGTTCAATGAAACGTGTCTCGTATCTCCAACTAATCCCGACTCTGGGAAGGAGAGAGACTATTATTATACGTTAGCTAAAACGTATCCTAAATTCTCCGAATAATCCCAACTATATGGAAGGAGAAGGACAAAAATGTCCAAATGAGAATTTATCAAAGTCCAAGGActaaaatataaaaatctcaaatTATTATTCCTGaatgtcccttacggaccgcaaggcttaGCCCTTATGGTCTGCAAGGTGTTTAAATTAATATGTGCGCctaaggtccttacggaccgtaaggcatcACTTTTATAGTCC encodes the following:
- the LOC118487468 gene encoding ubiquitin domain-containing protein 1-like; this translates as MTICFDDTGNRYELPDYVLSNPTDMNEDLRTNLRSNDDNRVTSPPPWTRGDDQRFSNDELPRTRDEFWRMISDRDDGRVTEVFLKALREAAECQALDRKQQIIDTNNIRLGNRDMTICFDDTGNRYELPDYVLSDPTDMNELDLRKNKRGISPCSIL